Genomic DNA from Acidisoma sp. PAMC 29798:
CCTCAAAGGCGAAGCGCTGACCATCGACCTTGCCGTCGGCTACAGAGCCGACAATTCTTCGCCGGTGCTGAAGACCTTCCTCGCCGGGCTCGACCAGCTCATTGCCGCAGGACCAGCCGGAACGCGTCAGGCTCGATAAATTGTTGGCTCGAGGTCTGGTCGCTGGATACGGCGAAGGCCACGCTGCTTGGCTACTTGGTTTGTACAGCCTGTCCCGCATACCATTGGCCCCAAGTCCAATATCGCGAATTTTAACTTGAGAGCGGAACGGCTGCTTTCGGCCAAAACTCGGCACACGGCGTCGCAACAAACATCTCTGAGAGGTATGTCAACACGCGAGAAGGAATATTATCGAGTGTTGAGCGCTTCGACTTCCGTTTTCAAACGTCTGCCATGCAGTGACCAGCTGCGTTGGTATCCGCCGCGGACCGCCATGGTTGTATGGATGTTGTCGACCCCAGACGTTGATCAGAAGTAGAGACGACCCTCGCCATCCTGCATCGGCGTCTCTTCGTGATCCGGAAGTTCTATTGTCGGCCGTCGGGCAACATGGCACCACATTCGTCTCGGAATTCGATGGGTTGATGACAGATGACGACAGCGGCTGAGGCGTGGGACCTTATCCACGAGCAACGGCTTCCCGCGAAGCAAGCAGCAAAACGCTTGGGTATACAAATGGCACGACTTTACGAAATGCTTGCGGAGGAGAGGGCTAAAAGAGACAGAGCCGGGCACCGAGCCGTCGCCATCCTTTCGGCTGTGACGCCGCGAAAACCGATCATGAGTGTAGATGAAGAATTTGTGAAGGCCCGGGCCATTCGGCTGCTCGAGAAGGGCCTGTCCACGAAGGTCATCTGCGAACGGGTCGGGCGAACGGAGCGTTGGCTGGCCTCGATGCGCCTCTTACGCGCAAAGGAGAGCGTCTAGCCCAAGGTCGTTCGATAGGGCGATGGTCGCTCGAAAGCGATCAACGTCTTTGGACTTGTCCGCTTCACCCGCGTTGTAGGGGCATTGCGCCCTCCCGTCAGTGATCATGGTGGCGCGGATGCACAGCGCCTCTATCACGGCGCGCAATGCGGTGCCTGGACGCGGAATGCCCGGCCTGAGAGAGGTTGCGGCAACGCATCGACGGTACCGACCCTCTCCGGACGGCTGGAGCGCGTGACCTACCATAACTCGGAGAACGACGTCGCATCCTTCGGGCCAAGGCGTAGGGCCATCGCAGACTTGTCGTCGCCACGGGCTACGCGGCGAGCATCAGGCAGGGGAGTTCATCAGCGCTGCCGGCAGCTGGGTCAACGACCGAGAGCATGGGCCACAACTTGAGACGACCCACATCACTGCCACCCAGCCGACAACTCGGGAGAGCAATCGAAAGATCCCTTGGCTCGGGGACAATCCGCGACGTCTACCCGATCTATGCTTGCGCGCTGGTGCTACCCTCACCGTCATCTTTGAAGGGCGAGGTGGAATACAGCTTCGGCGAGCTTCATGATCTGGTCCCGGCCTTGACGATCCAGAACAAGGCGTAGGGCTTGGAATACCCGTGGTGGTGATCCCTGAAACAACCCCAGCATTACACAAGGCTGGACCGTAACCTCCTCTATACCGGCGTCACCCGGAGCAAGCGGCTGGTTGTGCTCATCGGGCAGCGGAAGGCCGTGCGAGAGTCCGTTCGGAACGGCGGCGATCGCCGGCGCTGCCGGAGTTGAAGAGTGGCTCCCTCCGTCACACGGAGAAAGCGGACGAGGAGAACATTCAAGTATAGGTGGGCCTAGTATTTTACTGTTCAGCGCAACTCCAGCGGACTGAGACAGTCGTGGCTTAAGCGCTTTGTGATGGTGGTGTGCCTTTGCGGAGCCGCCGCATGGCAGTCCGCAAACCTGATACACGTGCCGTCTTTTCGATATCGACGACCTCGACGAGCGTGGAAGGCGCCTCACGTTGGGTGGAATAACTTAGGAACTTCGTGAGTTCTGCAAATGCTTTACGGCCTGCGTCTCGCGCCTCGATAGCAGCGCCGACCCTGAGAGCCTTTTGAACAATCGCGGCAAGTTCCATCATTCTTGCTTCCGATCTTGGCTCCGTGTCCGTCTCCTTTCTAGCAACTAGAGACCGCCGCGCTCGTCGTCCAATCTTAAAGATTTTCATTGTGAATCCTTAAAATACTCCGGCTAGCCAAAGTTAACCCGCCGCACCGCAGTCGTAGGCTAGCAGAGGTCGGTTTAACAAAGTAGGGTCCACAATGCACCAATCGTGGATCGGCACAACTCGGGATAAATCTCCAATGAACTGGTTCCCACAGATACGAACGCCGCGCGCAGGGAAGCGAAGAGGTCTCGGTCCAAACGTTATCCCAATGCGCCAGCGAGGCTCCAGCAAAAAACAGCCGTCCGCGAGCCTTATAGGTGCCCGGATCTTCTTATCTATGGTCGTGTTCTGTGCGTTGGTTTACATGCTTAGGAATTAGTGAAACGACGTTTCTTCTGTCCCCACGGTCATTGTAGAAGCACCACGCAAACATATTTGAGGTCTGTGCATCCCACGGAGGGACAGTGCAATTTTCAGATAGAAGCCATATTACGGCGTCCTACAGGCCTGAAGCTCTATTATAGCAGATTCCATGGAGTGATAACTCGGCACGTGCGATGCACACGAGTCCTCGCAACTCGGATTTTTGCTGCATTAGATAGATGGCCGGTAGTCCCGATTAAGTGCTGGTGATGATTACGATCAGGAGCCGTCCACCCCATCGGCGGGAGGTCTCGAAATGACACCGTTATATAAGGCCGAGACCCAGCTGCTGTTGAATCAGCTGATGGCAATCGCTGGAGGACATCGGCCTGCCGAGAAAATACCCTTGTCCAAAGTCGCATCCTTCCTGCAGCAACAACTCATGTTGACTCGCTAATTCGATCCCCTCCGCGACGGTCGCGACCCCAAACGCTCGGGCCAACGTAACGACGGCCCGAAGAATGGCTACCGATGCGAAGCTTGAATGTGAATCGAGCACAAAGCTCTGGTCGATCTTGATCATATCAACCTTGAACTTCTTCAAGTATTGGAGCGAAGCATAGCCTTTGCCGAAGTCGTCGAGACTTATCTGCACACCATGTTGCCGCAGATCGTCAAGCGTGTCGGTAGCCTGTCTTTCGCCAACGAAAATGACGGTCTCCGTAATTTCGAGGGTGAGACGGCTCGGCTTCACCCCAGCCTCCGCTAGTATACGTTTCACCTTATCGCCGAAACTCCGACTTTGAATCTGCAGTACAGAGACATTGACGGCAATACGAACAGCATTGGGCCAACCGGAGACCTCGTTGCATGCCTCCCGCAAAACCCACTCGCCAATCGAGTGTATCATACCTGTGTCTTCCGCAATCGCAATAACGCTATCGATGGGAACAGAAGCGAAGTCTGGATGCCGCCAACGAAGAAGAGCCTCGAAAGTCGCAACTCGCCCCGTTTTCAAATCAAAAATAGGCTGAAATTCCAGAGCGAGTTCGTTCCGGTGCAACGCCTGCGCGAGTTCGCGCTTGCGTAGTTCCCGCAGGAAGAACTCGTTGCCCATCCCGGGTTCGAAGAAACGATAATTCCCGCGCCCAGCTGCTTTCGCCGCATAGAGTGCCACATCGGCTCGACGTACAAGCTCGTCGCTTGTTAAGCGGCTCTTTGTAAGAGCGATGCCTATACTGGCCCCAATGGCGATCACTTCCCCGGCCACCTCATATTCGCAGGAGAGAGAGCCCAAAATCGCCTCGGCAAGGGCTGCGATATCGGACGCACTACCAGGATCGGTTTTAGCGATTACAAACTCGTCGCCCCCGATGCGGCAAACCAGTGCGGTTTTCTCCGTGCAGCGGCGAAGACGCTCCGAGACCGCGATCAAAACAGCGTCACCGATGGGATGGCCCTTTGTATCGTTCACAGTCTTGAATCCATCAAGATCAAGATAGAGCACAACGATCTCTCGATGGGTTTCTATTTCTCCTAACATTCGCTCGAGTGCGTGGTAAAATGTTGATCGATTTGCCAAGCCTGTGAGGCCATCGTGCGTTGCAAGGAAAATTATCTTTTCTCGAGCACGCTGCTCACCCTCCTCCGCTCTCCGTCGGTCTGAGACATCACGAAGAAACATCGACAGACCTTCATTCGTGGGGAACAGATCAAATTGAAGCCATCGGTCGAGGGACGCAAAATAGGCTTCAAAATGTTGTGCCTCGCGAACGCCCCCTACAGCCGCCAACTTTTGATCAGCGCCGCTCTCAGCCCAACCGGGTATGAGCTGCGGCAGAGTCGATCCAAGCGCAAGCTCATTCGTCTCAAACAGGCGCTTGGCTTGTCCGTTGACATAGGTTACGCGCAAGTCCCCAGAAAGCAGGATGATGTTATCGGAAGTACTCTCAAGGACATCATGAAGCTTCTGCGCGGCGGCATCGGCCTGATCACGCGCTCTCTTCTCCATCGTCACATCAAGCACAGAAACACTGACAAGGATTGTCATCCCAGCCCCATCCTTGACCGGATTGTAGTTTACGAGGACAAACCGTTCTCCGTCATTCGTGTCCTCCGAGATCAAGCGGCGCTCAACAGGAAGACCGTCTTTGAAAATCTGCCGATACACGGGCTCGATGGCATCGGCAATTTCGGGAACGACCTCTCTCAAGGTTCGACCGAGATGCGCCTCAATCGGGCGTCGATTGAGCATTGCCATCTGCTCATTGACTTCCACATAACGCAGATCTTGATCAACGAGGCAGAGGGCGATTGGCGCTGACATAAATGCTGAACGAAGTCTGCTGAGTTCTTCGCAGAGGCGCGCAAGCTTTCCATCAAGACCTTTTTCACGCCGATACACGTGTGGCAGGAACCTTGGCACGCATCCATTACTCCAGGTATGATATCGGCCAGTCAGGGAGTTCAATATGCTCCTGGGCCACCACTCATCGGTAATGTATACGCAATGGCCATTTCCTGACTACTATAATTGAAGGTGACGCATGAAGTCCGCGCTTAAAGTTTTGGTCATTCCAACAACAGGCGAATATGAGCGATTGAGGTACACGCAGAAGCAAGTCATCGGCGTACCATGGATCAACAGGCGGTTGCAGCGGCGGACTAAAGTCGGAAGTGTCAGGCTCACCGGCCGTGACCATGGTGCATAGATCATAGCCGCATGCCCTGAGTTAGAGCGACGCTGGGGGCATGTTCTTCATCACTGTGGGGGTAGACGCCGTGCCGTTCAAAACCAATTCTGACCGCCGTCACCATATTCCTAAGCAGCTTGGGCTTCCGAGTATGTCCGTCTCGCGCAAAAGCAACTTAGGGTGGCCAGACTTTGGTCGGTTGACGACGTATGCAACACACTGGTCCACCGTAGTACGAGGACGCCGTCCGATAGTGCTCGCGGATTCAGGACATCCGTCCGGTCCGATCAGTCAGGTCAAACAGTTTTCGCAACGCTGCAACAATCGTCGCTCGATCGGCTGCAACTGTAGTTCCGTGATCCATACTACCCGGTTTGCCTCAATCCTTTCGGCTGGGAGATGTTTTCCCTTCAGCTTGCACCCGGTTTTCGAGGCGGCCGCCACCTTTTAACACCATTAGCCGCACGTCGGCCCGTAGCGAGAAAGAAGTTCCTCGTGTCCGTGGCGGACAGCGCCGCCAGCGTGAACGTGCTGTGCATATTTGTCGCTGAGCATGCCGAGGCGCGGCATTCGGTGCCCGAGTGCCGCGCCTCGGAGGCGACACGCCGCGTGGGAAACCGGCAAGCGAGCCGACTCTGACGTCTAACCGAGAGCGGTGCCTAAGTCCCACAGAACGTCTGATAAATTCGCGTCGTTGGATCAGGCGCTTTGGCGAAGGGTTCCAGGCCAGGGCGCGCCTCGTAGGGTTTCGAGAGCACATCCATCAGGGTCTCGAAAGGTCTGAAGTCCCCGGCCTCTGTCGCGGCCTCCAACGCTGCCTCAACCAAGTGATTGCGCGGAATATAGGCCGGGTTGACCATCTGCATGGCAGCATGCCGCTCGTCCGGCGATGCCGCCTCGTCCAGCAACCGTATGCGCCAGCGGCTTGCCCAGTCATCATAGGATGTTGGATCGGCGAAGAGGGCCCGTATCGCCTCGTCATTCTCTGGGCCCAGGGCGGCGCCGGCCAGATGGCGAAAGGTAAGCGTGAAATCGGCCTTGTTCTCGGCCATGCGCGTGAGAAGATCCTGAATTAGCGCAACGTCTCCGTCGCGTGGCGACAGCAGCCCCGCCTTGCGGCGCAACCCGCCACGATAGGCCGCCTCGAAACGCGGCGCGAAACCGGCGATCGCTTCTTTCCCTGAAGCGAGCGCCGCATCCTCATCGGAGGCGAGCAAGGGCAGCAAGGTCTCGGCCAGCCGTGCCATGTTCCAGTAGGCAACGCCGGGCTGGCTGTCATAGGCATAGCGCCCGTGCAAATCGATGGAGCTGAAGACCGTTGCAGGATCATAGGCATCCATGAAGGCACAGGGGCCGAAATCGATCGTCTCACCGGAGATCGAGGTATTGTCTGTATTCATGACGCCGTGGATAAAGCCGATGAGCAGCCAACCCGCCACCAAGTCTGCCTGACGCGCGACCACCCCGTCCAACAAAGCGCGATAGGGGTTCGCCGCCACCGCCGCCTCGGGATAGTGACGGGCGATGGCATAATCCGACAGCGTCTTCACCGCATCCGTGTCACCCTGCGCCGCGAAATACTGGAAGGTGCCGACGCGGAGATGGCTGGCGGCAACCCGGGTCAGGATGGCACCCGGCGGCATTCCCTCGCGCCGCA
This window encodes:
- a CDS encoding helix-turn-helix domain-containing protein, whose protein sequence is MSVDEEFVKARAIRLLEKGLSTKVICERVGRTERWLASMRLLRAKESV
- a CDS encoding protein adenylyltransferase SelO, giving the protein MAVRLPFDNSYARLPPRFFAPLAPTPVAAPRLVRLNVALAKDLGLDAAELASAEGVEILAGNRVAEGSQPLAQAYAGHQFGNFVPQLGDGRAILLGEIVTPVGQRRDIQLKGAGRTPFSRGGDGRAALGPVLREYLVSEAMAALGLPTTRALAAVTTGETVRREGMPPGAILTRVAASHLRVGTFQYFAAQGDTDAVKTLSDYAIARHYPEAAVAANPYRALLDGVVARQADLVAGWLLIGFIHGVMNTDNTSISGETIDFGPCAFMDAYDPATVFSSIDLHGRYAYDSQPGVAYWNMARLAETLLPLLASDEDAALASGKEAIAGFAPRFEAAYRGGLRRKAGLLSPRDGDVALIQDLLTRMAENKADFTLTFRHLAGAALGPENDEAIRALFADPTSYDDWASRWRIRLLDEAASPDERHAAMQMVNPAYIPRNHLVEAALEAATEAGDFRPFETLMDVLSKPYEARPGLEPFAKAPDPTTRIYQTFCGT
- a CDS encoding putative bifunctional diguanylate cyclase/phosphodiesterase — translated: MYRREKGLDGKLARLCEELSRLRSAFMSAPIALCLVDQDLRYVEVNEQMAMLNRRPIEAHLGRTLREVVPEIADAIEPVYRQIFKDGLPVERRLISEDTNDGERFVLVNYNPVKDGAGMTILVSVSVLDVTMEKRARDQADAAAQKLHDVLESTSDNIILLSGDLRVTYVNGQAKRLFETNELALGSTLPQLIPGWAESGADQKLAAVGGVREAQHFEAYFASLDRWLQFDLFPTNEGLSMFLRDVSDRRRAEEGEQRAREKIIFLATHDGLTGLANRSTFYHALERMLGEIETHREIVVLYLDLDGFKTVNDTKGHPIGDAVLIAVSERLRRCTEKTALVCRIGGDEFVIAKTDPGSASDIAALAEAILGSLSCEYEVAGEVIAIGASIGIALTKSRLTSDELVRRADVALYAAKAAGRGNYRFFEPGMGNEFFLRELRKRELAQALHRNELALEFQPIFDLKTGRVATFEALLRWRHPDFASVPIDSVIAIAEDTGMIHSIGEWVLREACNEVSGWPNAVRIAVNVSVLQIQSRSFGDKVKRILAEAGVKPSRLTLEITETVIFVGERQATDTLDDLRQHGVQISLDDFGKGYASLQYLKKFKVDMIKIDQSFVLDSHSSFASVAILRAVVTLARAFGVATVAEGIELASQHELLLQEGCDFGQGYFLGRPMSSSDCHQLIQQQLGLGLI